A genomic stretch from Microtus pennsylvanicus isolate mMicPen1 chromosome 11, mMicPen1.hap1, whole genome shotgun sequence includes:
- the Efcab9 gene encoding EF-hand calcium-binding domain-containing protein 9 isoform X2, which produces MKVKQGSFLWYLYLDKIYCLLSLRNVKALMEYFHLLDAHRRNTLNDVLFFHFLRHVTNMKITHIKKIFDMLDWTAMGEIGFDQFYVLVCIVLSNQSHLEDQFMYRHSRPVFDLLDLKGELKIDGTDFEMYRFLFNIKKQELRELFQDFDITGDREL; this is translated from the exons ATGAAAGTGAAGCAAGGGTCTTTTCTGTGGTACCTTTACCTGGACAAAATCTACTGCTTGTTGTCTTTGAGAAATGTGAAGGCCTTGATGGAGTATTTTCACCTTCTGGACGCACACCGAAGGAACACTTTGAATG ATGTGCTATTCTTTCATTTCCTCCGCCACGTAACTAACATGAAAATCACACATATCAAGAAGATATTCGACATGCTGGACTGGACGGCTATGGGAGAGATTGGTTTTGACCAGTTCTATGTGTTGGTTTGCATTGTGCTGTCAAATCAG AGCCATCTGGAAGATCAGTTCATGTACCGCCATTCCCGGCCGGTTTTTGACTTGCTTGACTTGAAAGGAGAGTTGAAAATAGATGGAACCGATTTTGAAATGTACAGATTTCTCTTCAATATTAAAAAGCAGGAACTCCGGGAGCTTTTCCAAGACTTTGACATCACAGGTGACCGA GAGCTCTAG
- the Efcab9 gene encoding EF-hand calcium-binding domain-containing protein 9 isoform X1, with protein MKVKQGSFLWYLYLDKIYCLLSLRNVKALMEYFHLLDAHRRNTLNDVLFFHFLRHVTNMKITHIKKIFDMLDWTAMGEIGFDQFYVLVCIVLSNQSHLEDQFMYRHSRPVFDLLDLKGELKIDGTDFEMYRFLFNIKKQELRELFQDFDITGDRLLNYKEFKLYTIFCTEKSIDRKKRRKQREEEREREKGKDKEKYYQHLKKLYSTGLNQRSRSLL; from the exons ATGAAAGTGAAGCAAGGGTCTTTTCTGTGGTACCTTTACCTGGACAAAATCTACTGCTTGTTGTCTTTGAGAAATGTGAAGGCCTTGATGGAGTATTTTCACCTTCTGGACGCACACCGAAGGAACACTTTGAATG ATGTGCTATTCTTTCATTTCCTCCGCCACGTAACTAACATGAAAATCACACATATCAAGAAGATATTCGACATGCTGGACTGGACGGCTATGGGAGAGATTGGTTTTGACCAGTTCTATGTGTTGGTTTGCATTGTGCTGTCAAATCAG AGCCATCTGGAAGATCAGTTCATGTACCGCCATTCCCGGCCGGTTTTTGACTTGCTTGACTTGAAAGGAGAGTTGAAAATAGATGGAACCGATTTTGAAATGTACAGATTTCTCTTCAATATTAAAAAGCAGGAACTCCGGGAGCTTTTCCAAGACTTTGACATCACAGGTGACCGA TTGCTTAATTACAAGGAATTTAAGCTGTACACAATCTTCTGCACTGAAAAATCCATtgacaggaagaaaaggaggaaacagagagaggaagagagagagcgagagaaagggaaagataaagaaaagtatTATCAGCATCTAAAGAAGCTGTATTCGACTGGGTTGAACCAGAGGAGTAGAAGTCTCCTTTGA